Within the Setaria viridis chromosome 3, Setaria_viridis_v4.0, whole genome shotgun sequence genome, the region GTGTCTATCCTGtgtgttttgcttctgaaacTGGTGTCTGCTTTATGTGGTATTCTGATGTTCAGTGTCTGTGATGATGGTTAGGCCGGGAGAAAGCGAGGCTGCTAGGTGTGGCCGCCATCATCAGTGATGCTAACCATTAGCCATGACCTGGTGTTGCTTTGCACCATGACATGATTGACACCAACATCATCAGTGAACATAGTTGAGCTTGAGCAGCTGCATATCTCACTGTTGACAGCAACATCTTAGTACTAATCACTAGTACACTAGTACTAATCCGAGCACACTCACAATGGTACACGCAATTATCTTAACAACGGCAAGGCTAGTTATCTAGTTCAGCTCTCCTGCTGCCTGCCACAATACAATCTCAAAGAGTTGTCAGTCACCTCATGGAGATCCGAGCTGACGGCAGCTTAATTAAACATTAAAATTAAAGAGAAGGGATTTCTAGAAGCAGAGGATTGCGACGGATGCGGCGACGGAGAAGGCGAAGGTGGCGATGAGGAAGGCGAAGTGGACTGCCCAGCTGCGCTTGAACTTGGCGAGGTAGCTCTCGGGCGGCTCCTGGTAGGGCAcctcgacgtcggcggcgggcaCGACCTCCCCGCCGGACTTGAGCATCCTGAGCCtgtcggcggcgagcgcgagggtGAGCTTGTGGCACCGGCGCTGGTAGCGGAAGCCGTTGAGGCAGCGGAGGTGGtgcgcgacggcggcgtagAAGGCGAGGTGCGCGAGGGAGAGCAGCCCCGCGGGCGCCCAGAGGTGGCGGCACTGGaggcgcgcgggcggcgagccggcgacggcggagaggaCGAGcgccaggaagaggaagaatgCGAGGAAGAGGCGCCAGAGCTCCTGCTTctgcgcgtcggcg harbors:
- the LOC117850006 gene encoding uncharacterized protein → MDLHYGGRVGEAVAVGEAAYIAGAGAGGGVVDVVTRESAAQALGTVVQLHFDKTVEKKRAADAQKQELWRLFLAFFLFLALVLSAVAGSPPARLQCRHLWAPAGLLSLAHLAFYAAVAHHLRCLNGFRYQRRCHKLTLALAADRLRMLKSGGEVVPAADVEVPYQEPPESYLAKFKRSWAVHFAFLIATFAFSVAASVAILCF